The following coding sequences are from one Pseudopipra pipra isolate bDixPip1 chromosome 16, bDixPip1.hap1, whole genome shotgun sequence window:
- the EIF2AK1 gene encoding eukaryotic translation initiation factor 2-alpha kinase 1 isoform X2, with product MTSLRRPLASGARRRPGRRAGGGRRGGGGGGGGGSSERLRVTRGPAPPLCRGREPLEGARRPPARARGSRGARAVPVPGRRGGDTPLPAADLPCERLPARPRLPAPQFPLLRLVPPVHVLSLRAQRAAIRAGPAPWAAPGEGGRAPPRRAEGPAVPGMWRGGRAPALRAPPAIEFPEESPEPRFDESDVPAELRVANGSQKFMKFTSTIQNQLLLVSLLEHLCHMYTHNPVHSRCLFRILRQAFTRTGLLSPFAFCDEFSTVRLQHNRAITELMKAANQQILNGELDNRELHAIGEKEVHFEAQTSRYLNEFDEVARLGKGGYGKVYKVRNKLDGQFYAIKKIKIKKATRRDCMKVLREVKVLAGLQHPNIVGYHTAWMEQVQTVHPKAKTIMELVPLSLEQESGNDHCHIQSVESDSSIIFADLTSQEEKSCDSTSLRNLGRESVQNIDERNDFTNSNSKESVKPKKCEFSIELPEDSVNNVSSISSDVKNHSTRGPHSSVDQDAGTENQSCTEECSKNDVALCGEFEVEYGLMLYIQMQLCELSLWDWIVDRNKRCNKRTEENSSPYQLVDVPWTMKIFQQLVEGVCYIHSMGVMHRDIKPRNIFLHGSDHQVKIGDFGLACKDLLWDDADQWFHQTERVNGLTHTSGVGTCLYASPEQLQGSHYDFKTCTAWVLSC from the exons ATGACGTCCCTCCGCCGGCCTCTTGCATCCGGGGCCCGGCGCCGGCCGGgcaggcgggcgggcggggggaggagaggaggaggcggcggcggcggcggggggagcAGCGAGCGCCTCCGGGTCACACGGGGACCGGCACCGCCCCTGTGCCGCGGCCGGGAGCCGCTAGAGGGGGCTCGGCGACCCCCGGCCCGGGCGCGGGGTTcccgcggggcgcgggcggtgccggtgcccggGCGGAGGGGAGGGGACACTCCGCTCCCCGCCGCGGACCTGCCGTGCGAGCGGCTGCCCGCCCGTCCCCGCCTCCCCGCGCCGCAGTTCCCCCTTCTCCGGCTTGTCCCTCCGGTTCATGTTTTATCGCTCCGAGCTCAAAGAGCGGCCATAAGGGCTGGCCCGGCCCCCTGGGCCGCCCCCGGGGAAGGCGGGCGGGCCCCGCCGCGCAGAGCGGAGGGCCCCGCGGTGCCCGGCATGTGGCGGGGCGGGAGGGCCCCGGCTCTGCGGGCGCCGCCCGCCATCGAGTTCCCTGAGGAGAGCCCGGAGCCGCGTTTTGATG AGTCCGATGTGCCGGCGGAGCTGCGAGTTGCAAACGGGTCGCAAAAGTTCATGAAGTTCACTTCGACCAtccaaaaccagctgctgcttgTGTCgctgctggagcacctctgccaCATGTACACGCACAACCCCGTACATTCGAGGTGTTTGTTCCGAA TACTTCGGCAGGCTTTCACAAGAACAGGGCTGCTCTCTCCTTTTGCCTTCTGTGATGAATTTAGTACTGTAAGACTGCAGCACAATAGAGCCATTACTGAGCTGATGAAAGCAGCTAATCAACAAATACTTAACGGG GAACTGGATAACAGAGAGCTTCATGCAATTGG GGAAAAAGAAGTTCACTTTGAAGCACAGACTTCACGATACTTGAATGAATTTGATGAGGTTGCAAGGCTGGGAAAAGGAGGATATGGCAAAGTATACAAG GTCAGAAACAAGTTAGATGGTCAGTTCtatgctattaaaaaaattaaaattaagaagGCTACAAGAAGAGATTGCATGAAG GTGCTACGAGAAGTTAAAgtgctggctgggctgcagcatccCAATATTGTAGGCTACCACACTGCTTGGATGGAACAAGTCCAAACAGTACATCCAAA AGCTAAAACAATAATGGAGTTGGTGCCGTTATCCTTGGAGCAAGAGAGTGGCAA tgatcACTGTCACATTCAGAGTGTGGAAAGTGACAGTTCAATAATCTTTGCTGACCTTACTTCACAAGAAGAGAAGTCCTGTGACAGTACCAGTCTCAGAAATCTGGGGAGGGAATCGGTGCAAAATATAGATGAAAGGAATGATTTTACAAACAGCAACAGTAAAGAGTCTGTGAAACCAAAGAAATGTGAATTTTCCATAGAATTACCAGAGGACTCTGTAAATAATGTTAGCAGTATCTCAAGTGATGTGAAAAATCATTCCACACGGGGACCTCATTCCAGTGTGGATCAAGATGCTGGCACGGAAAATCAGTCCTGCACTGAGGAATGCTCCAAGAATGATGTAGCTCTCTGTGGAGAATTTGAG gTGGAGTATGGTTTGATGCTTTATATACAAATGCAGTTGTGTGAACTGTCCTTGTGGGATTGGATTGTTGACCGTAATAAAAGATGCAACAAGAGAACAGAGGAAAATTCCA GTCCATACCAGCTCGTGGATGTCCCCTGGACAATGAAAATTTTTCAACAGTTAGTAGAAGGAGTTTGCTACATCCACAGCATGGGGGTGATGCATCGAGACATTAAA CCCAGAAATATCTTTCTACATGGATCAGATCATCAGGTAAAAATAGGTGACTTTGGATTAGCCTGCAAAGACCTCCTTTGGGATGATGCAGACCAGTGGTTTCATCAGACAGAAAGGGTAAATG GACTGACACACACTTCAGGAGTGGGGACTTGCCTCTATGCCTCACCAGAACAACTGCAGGGATCTCACTATGATTTCAAG ACATGTACAGCATGGGTGTTATCCTGCTAG
- the EIF2AK1 gene encoding eukaryotic translation initiation factor 2-alpha kinase 1 isoform X1 produces the protein MTSLRRPLASGARRRPGRRAGGGRRGGGGGGGGGSSERLRVTRGPAPPLCRGREPLEGARRPPARARGSRGARAVPVPGRRGGDTPLPAADLPCERLPARPRLPAPQFPLLRLVPPVHVLSLRAQRAAIRAGPAPWAAPGEGGRAPPRRAEGPAVPGMWRGGRAPALRAPPAIEFPEESPEPRFDESDVPAELRVANGSQKFMKFTSTIQNQLLLVSLLEHLCHMYTHNPVHSRCLFRILRQAFTRTGLLSPFAFCDEFSTVRLQHNRAITELMKAANQQILNGELDNRELHAIGEKEVHFEAQTSRYLNEFDEVARLGKGGYGKVYKVRNKLDGQFYAIKKIKIKKATRRDCMKVLREVKVLAGLQHPNIVGYHTAWMEQVQTVHPKAKTIMELVPLSLEQESGNDHCHIQSVESDSSIIFADLTSQEEKSCDSTSLRNLGRESVQNIDERNDFTNSNSKESVKPKKCEFSIELPEDSVNNVSSISSDVKNHSTRGPHSSVDQDAGTENQSCTEECSKNDVALCGEFEVEYGLMLYIQMQLCELSLWDWIVDRNKRCNKRTEENSSPYQLVDVPWTMKIFQQLVEGVCYIHSMGVMHRDIKPRNIFLHGSDHQVKIGDFGLACKDLLWDDADQWFHQTERVNGLTHTSGVGTCLYASPEQLQGSHYDFKSDMYSMGVILLELFQPFGTEMERTVVLTHLRTGQIPQTFSKQWPTQAKYVELLTSQSSTDRPTAAQLRDSELFHTTDHVISNLQQKVRQQEEEIEKLRERIRLLSEEQDEHMRLGSPV, from the exons ATGACGTCCCTCCGCCGGCCTCTTGCATCCGGGGCCCGGCGCCGGCCGGgcaggcgggcgggcggggggaggagaggaggaggcggcggcggcggcggggggagcAGCGAGCGCCTCCGGGTCACACGGGGACCGGCACCGCCCCTGTGCCGCGGCCGGGAGCCGCTAGAGGGGGCTCGGCGACCCCCGGCCCGGGCGCGGGGTTcccgcggggcgcgggcggtgccggtgcccggGCGGAGGGGAGGGGACACTCCGCTCCCCGCCGCGGACCTGCCGTGCGAGCGGCTGCCCGCCCGTCCCCGCCTCCCCGCGCCGCAGTTCCCCCTTCTCCGGCTTGTCCCTCCGGTTCATGTTTTATCGCTCCGAGCTCAAAGAGCGGCCATAAGGGCTGGCCCGGCCCCCTGGGCCGCCCCCGGGGAAGGCGGGCGGGCCCCGCCGCGCAGAGCGGAGGGCCCCGCGGTGCCCGGCATGTGGCGGGGCGGGAGGGCCCCGGCTCTGCGGGCGCCGCCCGCCATCGAGTTCCCTGAGGAGAGCCCGGAGCCGCGTTTTGATG AGTCCGATGTGCCGGCGGAGCTGCGAGTTGCAAACGGGTCGCAAAAGTTCATGAAGTTCACTTCGACCAtccaaaaccagctgctgcttgTGTCgctgctggagcacctctgccaCATGTACACGCACAACCCCGTACATTCGAGGTGTTTGTTCCGAA TACTTCGGCAGGCTTTCACAAGAACAGGGCTGCTCTCTCCTTTTGCCTTCTGTGATGAATTTAGTACTGTAAGACTGCAGCACAATAGAGCCATTACTGAGCTGATGAAAGCAGCTAATCAACAAATACTTAACGGG GAACTGGATAACAGAGAGCTTCATGCAATTGG GGAAAAAGAAGTTCACTTTGAAGCACAGACTTCACGATACTTGAATGAATTTGATGAGGTTGCAAGGCTGGGAAAAGGAGGATATGGCAAAGTATACAAG GTCAGAAACAAGTTAGATGGTCAGTTCtatgctattaaaaaaattaaaattaagaagGCTACAAGAAGAGATTGCATGAAG GTGCTACGAGAAGTTAAAgtgctggctgggctgcagcatccCAATATTGTAGGCTACCACACTGCTTGGATGGAACAAGTCCAAACAGTACATCCAAA AGCTAAAACAATAATGGAGTTGGTGCCGTTATCCTTGGAGCAAGAGAGTGGCAA tgatcACTGTCACATTCAGAGTGTGGAAAGTGACAGTTCAATAATCTTTGCTGACCTTACTTCACAAGAAGAGAAGTCCTGTGACAGTACCAGTCTCAGAAATCTGGGGAGGGAATCGGTGCAAAATATAGATGAAAGGAATGATTTTACAAACAGCAACAGTAAAGAGTCTGTGAAACCAAAGAAATGTGAATTTTCCATAGAATTACCAGAGGACTCTGTAAATAATGTTAGCAGTATCTCAAGTGATGTGAAAAATCATTCCACACGGGGACCTCATTCCAGTGTGGATCAAGATGCTGGCACGGAAAATCAGTCCTGCACTGAGGAATGCTCCAAGAATGATGTAGCTCTCTGTGGAGAATTTGAG gTGGAGTATGGTTTGATGCTTTATATACAAATGCAGTTGTGTGAACTGTCCTTGTGGGATTGGATTGTTGACCGTAATAAAAGATGCAACAAGAGAACAGAGGAAAATTCCA GTCCATACCAGCTCGTGGATGTCCCCTGGACAATGAAAATTTTTCAACAGTTAGTAGAAGGAGTTTGCTACATCCACAGCATGGGGGTGATGCATCGAGACATTAAA CCCAGAAATATCTTTCTACATGGATCAGATCATCAGGTAAAAATAGGTGACTTTGGATTAGCCTGCAAAGACCTCCTTTGGGATGATGCAGACCAGTGGTTTCATCAGACAGAAAGGGTAAATG GACTGACACACACTTCAGGAGTGGGGACTTGCCTCTATGCCTCACCAGAACAACTGCAGGGATCTCACTATGATTTCAAG TCAGACATGTACAGCATGGGTGTTATCCTGCTAGAACTCTTCCAGCCATTTGgaacagaaatggaaagaacAGTTGTTCTTACACATTTAAGGACTGGCCAAATTCCTCAGACTTTCTCCAAGCAGTGGCCCACTCAAGCCAAGTACGTGGAACTCCTCACCAGTCAGAGCTCCACAGACAGACCAACTGCTGCTCAGCTTCGGGACAGTGAACTGTTCCACACCACAGATCAC GTTATTTCTAACCTACAACAGAAGGTGCGACAGCAAGAGGAAGAAATAGAGAAGCTGAGGGAGAGAATAAGACTCCTTTCTGAAGAGCAAGATGAACACATGAGACTAGGCTCTCCTGTTTAA
- the AIMP2 gene encoding aminoacyl tRNA synthase complex-interacting multifunctional protein 2, producing the protein MRTMYKVRPLHSAELPPGHLPTCMYRLPNLHRAPGTAAPQEEVDPSLQALESRQEEILKRLYELKSAVDGLSKMIQTPDADFDVTNIIQTDEFSPLTTNGADLDLMLGKDYGALKDVVINANPSQPPLSLLVLHSLLCERYKILSAVHTHSSVKSVPENLLKCFGDQTKKQPRHEYQLGFTLIWKDVPKPQMKFSIQTMCPIEGEGNIARFLFSLFGPKYNAVTSTLIDSWVDTAIFQLQEGSSKERGAVLRSMNAALGRSSWLVGSELSVADVVAWCALQHTGTANTAPANVQKWMKSCENLAPFSSVMKLLK; encoded by the exons ATGCGCACGATGTACAAGGTGCGGCCGCTGCACAGCGCGGAGCTGCCGCCGGGGCACCTGCCCACCTGCATGTACCGCCTGCCCAACCTGCACCGCgcccccggcaccgccgccccGCAG GAAGAGGTTGACCCATCACTTCAAGCACTCGAGTCCCGCCAGGAGGAGATTCTCAAGCGGTTGTATGAACTGAAGAGTGCTGTGGATGGGCTCTCAAAGATGATACAAACCCCAGATGCTGACTTTGATGTAACAAATATCATTCAAACTGATGAATTCTCTCCTTTGACAACAAATGGAGCAGATTTAGATTTGATGCTTGGAAAG GATTATGGTGCCCTGAAAGATGTTGTCATCAATGCAAATCCTTCCCAACCTCCACTGTCCCTGTTAGTGCTACATAGTCTGCTTTGTGAACGATACAAAATATTATCAGCTGTCCACACACATTCATCAGTGAAAAGTGTGCCAGAAAACCTCCTGAAATGCTTTGGAGATCAAACTAAGAAGCAGCCACGTCACGAGTATCAGTTGGGTTTTACTCTGATTTGGAAGGATG TTCCAAAGCCCCAGATGAAGTTCAGCATCCAAACAATGTGCCCGATAGAAGGAGAGGGGAACATCGCTCGcttcctcttttccctgtttGGCCCCAAGTACAACGCAGTTACCTCAACGCTGATCGACAGCTGGGTGGACACAGCCATCTTCcagctgcaggaaggcagcagcaaGGAGAGGGGAGCAGTGCTGCGCTCCATGAAcgctgccctgggcaggagctCGTGGCTGGTGGGCAGCGAGCTGTCGGTGGCAGACGTGGTGGCCTGGTGTGCCCTGCAGCACACGGGCACTGCCAACACCGCCCCCGCCAACGTGCAGAAGTGGATGAAGTCCTGTGAGAACCTGGCACCTTTCAGCTCTGTGATGAAGCTGCTCAAGTGA